From a region of the Flavobacterium sediminilitoris genome:
- a CDS encoding O-antigen ligase family protein yields the protein MKISEKKFNRIYNFLLLIVSIALPFGKLSNFAIILFVSFNLIFFKRPELNKQIWKIALLMLIPLLLEVMFFWNNDELDRGIKSLLKYISLLVFAFFIIGHYKRVNVNLLLRRYAVSMTIILLLLEIRFVIVFQEYMQKYLNGIDLWEVGYVFTQSFKVHAPAINFQLVFVACVNLYFLIQTFIRKSSIKKKIINLSLVLVASMHVLVVNTRVSLLCLLLCFMVMIFYEIKKKLNFKKALFATFGVLLMLLTIITITVYSNPFMIEKYTTFTFSNLDKVGKLDEMEHPEIYAYNGLVNRLSIWKSALELANENCLVGVGASDANQDLIKYFKDTNQFFLAKYEFATHNQYLNYYLKFGFIGLILTVCYILGQFYLGITLKNGLIIAFALLFSISNLTDDFLNRFDGIGFSGFFYSIFIVMHLKWYSNKLISSD from the coding sequence ATGAAAATTTCAGAAAAGAAGTTCAATCGCATATATAATTTTTTGTTATTAATTGTTTCAATCGCATTGCCATTTGGAAAGTTGAGTAATTTTGCAATTATCTTATTTGTATCATTTAACCTAATTTTTTTTAAACGTCCAGAATTAAATAAACAAATTTGGAAAATTGCTTTATTAATGCTGATTCCTTTACTCCTGGAAGTGATGTTTTTTTGGAATAATGACGAATTAGATAGAGGTATAAAATCGTTGTTAAAATACATTTCATTATTAGTATTTGCTTTTTTTATAATAGGGCATTATAAGAGAGTAAACGTAAATCTGCTATTAAGACGTTATGCTGTGAGTATGACCATTATTTTACTGCTTTTAGAAATTAGATTTGTTATTGTGTTTCAAGAATATATGCAAAAGTATTTAAATGGTATAGACTTGTGGGAGGTAGGGTATGTGTTTACGCAATCGTTCAAAGTACACGCACCAGCAATAAATTTTCAATTAGTTTTTGTGGCTTGTGTAAATCTTTATTTTTTAATTCAAACATTTATTAGGAAGAGTTCAATAAAAAAAAAGATAATCAACCTAAGTTTGGTATTAGTTGCATCAATGCATGTTTTAGTAGTTAATACAAGAGTTTCGTTGTTGTGTCTATTATTGTGCTTTATGGTTATGATTTTTTATGAAATTAAAAAAAAGCTCAATTTTAAAAAGGCTTTGTTCGCTACTTTTGGGGTTCTGTTAATGCTGTTAACAATTATAACGATTACTGTATACAGTAATCCTTTTATGATCGAAAAGTATACAACGTTTACTTTTTCAAATTTAGATAAAGTAGGGAAATTAGACGAAATGGAACATCCTGAAATATATGCTTACAACGGTTTGGTAAATCGATTATCAATTTGGAAATCCGCTTTGGAATTAGCCAATGAGAATTGTTTAGTAGGAGTGGGGGCTTCTGATGCAAATCAAGATTTAATCAAATATTTTAAAGATACCAATCAATTTTTTTTAGCTAAATATGAATTTGCTACCCATAATCAATATTTAAATTATTATTTAAAGTTTGGTTTTATTGGGCTTATCCTAACGGTTTGTTATATTTTAGGTCAGTTTTACTTAGGAATTACATTAAAGAATGGATTGATAATTGCATTTGCACTTTTGTTTTCAATATCAAACCTCACTGATGATTTTTTAAATCGTTTTGATGGTATAGGATTTAGCGGATTTTTCTATTCAATCTTTATTGTTATGCATTTGAAATGGTATTCAAATAAATTGATTTCATCTGATTAA
- a CDS encoding glycosyltransferase: protein MVYLYGLILNITILVVVHVVEALGGGVYTYFKDLTSHFSKEDDIKTIIFFSKNRKEIDPKNLELITNQNVELVEVDMCRKLNPLQDYKSILKLRKLLKKYNPDIVHLHSSKASVLGRIAALNIVSKERVFYTPHGYSFLSKEFSNSKKKVFYFIEKYIQRIFGGITLACGDTEYEIAQKIGKSVLVRNGIIVDKLSAFKKPIKNNVLTIGIIGRISFQKNPDLFNTIALRFSKYNFIWIGDGELKSQLTATNITITGWSLDQVEVMSRLNSIDVYLQTSLWEGLPIALLEAMALEKPLVATNIIGNKDIVVHNENGYLFNCIEELDIQFKKLEDERTRNEMGANGLKRCKALFNTTTNFNQMKSIYLNTISNA from the coding sequence AGATTTAACCTCACACTTTTCTAAGGAAGATGATATAAAAACTATCATTTTTTTTAGTAAAAACAGAAAAGAAATTGACCCAAAAAATTTGGAATTGATTACCAATCAGAATGTTGAACTTGTAGAAGTGGATATGTGTCGAAAACTAAATCCACTTCAAGACTATAAATCCATTTTAAAGCTCCGCAAACTATTAAAAAAGTACAATCCGGATATTGTACACCTTCATTCTTCAAAAGCGAGTGTTTTAGGGCGAATTGCGGCTTTAAATATTGTTTCAAAAGAAAGAGTATTCTATACTCCTCATGGTTATTCTTTTTTAAGTAAAGAATTTTCCAATTCTAAAAAGAAAGTGTTTTACTTTATTGAAAAATACATTCAAAGAATATTTGGCGGTATAACCCTTGCTTGCGGTGATACCGAATATGAAATTGCACAAAAAATTGGAAAAAGCGTATTAGTCCGTAATGGTATTATTGTAGACAAATTAAGTGCCTTTAAAAAGCCTATTAAAAATAATGTTTTAACAATTGGTATTATTGGAAGAATTAGTTTTCAAAAAAATCCAGACTTATTCAATACAATTGCGTTACGATTTTCAAAATACAATTTTATTTGGATTGGAGATGGTGAATTAAAAAGTCAACTGACTGCGACAAACATTACTATTACAGGATGGTCATTAGATCAGGTAGAAGTAATGAGTCGTCTTAATTCTATCGACGTATATTTACAGACCTCATTGTGGGAAGGCTTACCAATCGCTCTTTTAGAAGCTATGGCGCTTGAAAAACCCTTGGTTGCAACGAATATTATCGGAAACAAAGATATTGTAGTTCATAATGAAAATGGTTATTTATTCAATTGTATTGAAGAACTTGACATCCAATTCAAAAAATTAGAAGACGAGAGAACAAGAAATGAAATGGGAGCAAATGGCCTTAAGCGTTGTAAAGCCCTTTTCAATACTACAACTAATTTTAATCAGATGAAATCAATTTATTTGAATACCATTTCAAATGCATAA